From Brassica rapa cultivar Chiifu-401-42 chromosome A06, CAAS_Brap_v3.01, whole genome shotgun sequence:
TCTCTTCCTCTGCGTACATGTCTCCGACACTGATCGTTGCGCTTCTTCCATCAGACGAGACGCTGTTTCTGTAGCTTCCAGCTTTAACAGAGCATATCTTCACTCCCACCTCGTGAACGCACTCGATCTCAACAACTTGCTCAAGAACCACAACGCTGAGAAGCCCTCCAATGCACTGAGCAAACGCGTCGCGTATCACAGTCTCCGTCTCGATAAACGAGAACGTGCCGCTAGAGACTCGCGAAATCGCGTGCATCAGCTCAGCGTCGTGGTCAGAACCAAACCCAAAGGCGTGTATCGGGATACTGCTAGTGGAGCTCGGAAGCAAAGACTCGTAACTCGTTCTCCGACGGACACCGAACCCGAACTGAGAAAAAGTAAAGTTGTCCTGCCCATCGGACAAAAGCATCATCACTGGAACAGGGCTTCTACATCTCCTGTCCTCGATCACTCTAGCACCAATCTTGAGCCCTTCTGCGATATTAGTGCAGCCGTCAGCAACCAAGGAGTTAACAGCTTGAACCGCCTCTCGTTTCCCCGCCGCAGACATCACCTTAAGAGGGAAAAGCCTACGAGCATCCGAGGAGAAAGCAACCACAGAGAGCCTATCCGTCTCGCCGAGATTCTGAATCACAAACCCAACAGCGTTTTTCAAAAGCTCCATCTTGGGCCCGTCCATGCTACTACTCACGTCGAGAACCGCGACGAGATCCAAAGGAGCACGAGAAGGCATCTCCTCGTCGCCGCTCACATCACCCGCCTTGAGATGAACAAGAACAGCAAAATCACCAAGCGTAACCTCTTTCGCCACAGCTGAGACTTGTGGGAGAAGTTTCACCTCCAGAGGAGGAGGCCCAGGCTGATCACCATGGGCCTGGGCTTGGGCCTGGGCTTGGGCCTGGGCCTGGGGTAAAGGCTCGTCGTCTTCAAAACTTATTTGAGGAGCGGGGGAGGGAAGAGGCGGGACAGGGAGAGGGATGTGGAAACGGGAGGGGGGACGAGTGTTATCAAGAAACGAAGGGACTTGTTTCCACTGAGTTCTGCAGAGAGGACAGATCTTGTTTCCGTGTTTCACGTTGGTGGTGATACAGTCAAAATGAAAAGTGTGAGAGCACTCCGCTGTGAAGATCGCCTTCCCATCTCCCTTCACAATCTCATCCAAGCAAATCGCGCATTCATTctgcaaaattttatttaaaaaaaaactaattttaaaccaaaaaacctAAAATTACATAAAAGAAGTTAGAGAGATCGTGAGAGAGAGAACCTTGGAGGAAGAGGAAGGTGGAAGGAGAGGAGCTGACGGATCGGGTTGGGTCGAGTCAACGGATGATCGTGAGGCATCATCGGTGGAAGAAGGGTCTTGGATTTTGGGAAGATTGAGAGTTTCGTTTGGgttctccatttttttttcaaggtAGAGAGACTCGGGAACACAAAATCAAAAGGGAGTTTTTTTGGAAGGAGAAGACGGAAAGAGTTTGATGAGAAGAAGACTTGGAGAATAAGTAGACGAAGAAGAGGCGGTTTGGAGAG
This genomic window contains:
- the LOC103871549 gene encoding E3 ubiquitin-protein ligase WAV3, coding for MENPNETLNLPKIQDPSSTDDASRSSVDSTQPDPSAPLLPPSSSSKNECAICLDEIVKGDGKAIFTAECSHTFHFDCITTNVKHGNKICPLCRTQWKQVPSFLDNTRPPSRFHIPLPVPPLPSPAPQISFEDDEPLPQAQAQAQAQAQAHGDQPGPPPLEVKLLPQVSAVAKEVTLGDFAVLVHLKAGDVSGDEEMPSRAPLDLVAVLDVSSSMDGPKMELLKNAVGFVIQNLGETDRLSVVAFSSDARRLFPLKVMSAAGKREAVQAVNSLVADGCTNIAEGLKIGARVIEDRRCRSPVPVMMLLSDGQDNFTFSQFGFGVRRRTSYESLLPSSTSSIPIHAFGFGSDHDAELMHAISRVSSGTFSFIETETVIRDAFAQCIGGLLSVVVLEQVVEIECVHEVGVKICSVKAGSYRNSVSSDGRSATISVGDMYAEEERDFLVVLEIPSCEESESMSLLKVRCVYKDPVTRETVRVESGELTIQRPNELTGEEVVSIEVDRQRNRFLVSQAISEAKALADGGDVRAAGELLRKSERDLAETLSARSGDGLCESLTFELRALQEKMTSMSMYQTSGRAYALSSMSSHSAQRATARYSPTVSGFSPTYSPGTAGYSMPLPQAYQTSAMARMVTRSQQLGIQSPTTSPAPGDQT